TGAGTTAAGTAAAAAAGGCTTTACTACCTTTTTGCCATTACAAAAAAAATTAGTTCAATGGAGTGATAGGAAGAAATGGATTGAAAATCCGTTGTTTAACTCTTACATCTTTGTATTTACTGCATTAAGTAAGTATTATGAACTTTTAAATACCACTGGAATTGTTAAATTTGTAAGCTTGCAGGGGGTTCCCGTTGAAGTAAGTCAGCAGCAAATTGACTTAGTTAAACTCATGGTTTCCAGCTATCAAGATATTGAAGCCGTTGAAGAATTCATTGCACCAGGGCAAAAAATTAAAATTATTGCAGGACCCTTAATAGGACAAGAAGGAGAGCTAGTTGAGTATAAGTCTCAGAAAAGAGTTCTTATACGTGTTAATAACATTGGCTTCTCTATTTTAGTTCAGGTTCCTAATAATATTTTAAGAAAAACGCTCCAAACAACCTAGTAACCAGTTATATATTTTTTGTTAAATGTAACTGACCTGGCGAAGCTTTGCACTAAAATGAAAAATATCATTTTATCCACTTCCAAATTAACCCGTATATAACACCATCTTACAAACAAGTCCTGTTTGAAAGCATAAGAATTTAAAACTCAAATAATACATGCATAAACTATTAAAAATATTTCTCATTTGTGCTACAGTAGGCTTGGCCTCTTGCGTATCTAATAAGAACTACGTATTGGTACAAAATATGCCCAAAAACGCGGCAGCAAGCGATACAAACAATTTTGGTGTTCAGGCACAAACCAATTATAAAGTTCAGGCAGGCGATGTTATCTTTATTCGTTTTACCACCAATGACGAAAAAATAAACGCCATTTTTGCCGGAACAGGTCAAATGTTACAGATGGCCGCCAATTCATCCAATGGAACACCATTGTACTATACAGGTTATATTATAGATGCACAGGGTTTTATACATTTACCTATTGTTCATGCATTACCTGCATCAGGTAAATCAGTAGCTGAAGTTTATTCAATGATAGAAACTGAATTCAAAAAGTATTATAAAGAGTTTAACTTAATTGTAAACCTGGCCGAATTCAAAATAAATATTATTGGAGAAGTAAATAAACCCGGACGATATAGCTTTTTACAATCCAATGTAAACATATTGGAATTAATAGCCACTGCCGGTGACCTTAAAGACTTAGCAAATAGAAAATCAATCCATATTATTAGAAAAGAGAGCGGTAAAAATAAAGTTATTGATATTGACCTAACTCAAGGTAATTTAATCAATACCGAGTTTTACTATCTTCAACCAAACGACATTGTTTATGTAGAGCCTTTGGGTGTAAGGAAATACGGTAATTTAACATCAGGACAAAATACCATTGGTTTTTTACTCCCACTTTTAAGTACAGCTTTATTGGTACTTAATACCTACATCATTTTAAATAAATAACGGTTAATATGGAAAAAGAAAATATTCAAACTAATTCAACTGAAAGACAAACCATTTTTGACGAAAACTCATTAAGTGTTAGGGTAATACTTGCCAAGTTTTTGGTTTTTTTACCTTATTTTATAATCAGTGTTTTTATAGCTATAACCTTTGCTTATTTTATTAACAGATACGCTACTCCCCGATTTGCTTTAAAAACAACCATTTTAATTAAAGATAAAGGCCGTAACTCTTTTGACGGATCTGAAACATTTTTACAAGGTTCATCTTTAATCAATGCCTCAAAAAATATTGAAAATGAAATTGGTATTATCAAATCTCGCTTCTTGGTAGAGGAAACCATTAACAATCTGAATTTTGGCATTTCATACTACTATCAGGGAAAAGTAAAAACATCTGAATTGTATCCTAATGCTCAATTTCTTATTGAAATGGATACAAACCATTTACAACCTTATGGTGTACCTATTTATATTCACTTTTTAGCCAACAACCAAGTTGAGCTAAGCAGTAAAAACAAGAGCGGTTCGGTATTAATACCTTATAATGAAGAAAAAATAAATAACGTTTCGGGTGCTATTCCAAAACAAAAATTCAACTTAAATGAAGATATAAAATCAGAGAATTTTAAATTTAAAATTATTCTTTTAGACCCTTCTTTAGTGAATGACGATGAAAACATTTACTACTTTGTATTGAATACAAAAACCACATTGGTTAACCAGTATGCAGGTAGTTATGGGGTTAAACCTATTAATAAAACATCATCAATAGTTGAAATAACAAAAGAAAGTGGTTATCCTGAAAAGGATGTGGTTTTCTTAAATAAATTAGGTGAAACTTATATCAATATGGGCTTGGAAGAAAAAACCCGTATTTCAAAAAATACGGTTGGTTTTATAACTGACCAGATTAACGATATACAAGACTCTTTAAAATTCATTGAAGACAATTTACAAAGCTTTAGGGCAACCAATAAAATTGTAAATATCAGCGATGAGGGTAAGTACATCATGGAAAAATTAACTTCTATTGAAAAGAACAAAGCAATAGAAGAATCTAAACTGAATTACTATACCTACTTATCGGATTACATTAGCAAAAACAAAAAGATAAATGAAATTATAGCGCCTAGTTCTATGGGTATTGGCGACCCTTTACTGAATTCTTTAATACTTAGCTTATCAGAATTATATGTAAAAAGAATAACGTTACAAAACAGCATGCAATCTGCAAACCCTGCTTTGGCTGAAATTGATAACGATATTTTAAACATCAAACAAACCTTAGTTGAAAACGTAAAAAATATTAAAAAGCAATCGCAAATAGTGATTGAAGATTTTGACAAACAAGTAGGCGAAATTGAAAAAGAACTTAATATTTTACCTAATACAGAGCGTCAATTATTAAACCTAAACAGGAAGTTTACCATTAGCGATAAACTATATACTTATTTATTGGAAAAAAGAGCAGAAGCAGGCATTGCAGGTGCATCTGTTGTAGCTGATAATAAATTTGTAGATAAAACCATTGTAACGGGACGTACTTATCCGAAAGCAAGTAATAATTATCTTATTGCTTTGCTAATAGGTATATTGATACCTGCTGTTGTTATTTCTTCATTAGAAGCATTCAATACCAAAATAAATAACCACAAACAACTACAAGCGGCCTCGTCTATACCATTGATTGGAAATATTATCCATAACGTAAAGAAGAATCCATTGGTTATACAAGAAAGCCCGAAATCAAGTATTGCAGAATCGTTTAGAAACTTAAGGAGTAACTTAGGTTATTTTATTAAGAAACAAGACAAACAGGTTATTTTAGTTACCTCAACCGTGAGTGGTGAAGGAAAAACTTTCGTTTCTATGAACTTAGCTTCGGTTATTGCTATCAGTGGAGCCAAAACTATTCTTTTGGGGGTGGATTTACGTAAACCCAAAATTTTCCAGGATTTTAAATTAGATAACTCTATTGGTTTAACCAATTACTTAATTGGCAGAGCATCAAAAGAACAAATTATTCAAAAAACAAAAATCAGTAGCTTGGATGTAATTACGGCCGGCCCCACTCCACCAAACCCATCTGAATTATTAATTACCGATAAGTTTTTTGATTTATTGGTTGAACTGAAAAAAGATTACGAATACATTATATTAGATACACCACCTATTGGATTGGTAGCTGATGGATTGGATTTAATGAAGTATTCTGATATTATTTTATACATTGTTCGTCAACGCTTGAGTCGTAAAAATTATTTAAACTTAATCAACGATGTGCGCAATGGAGATAAAACCAAAAACATAGGTTTGGTATTTAACGATGTGAACTTTGCTCCTATTTATGGCTATGGCTACACCTATGGTTACGGTTATGGCTATGGTTACGGTTATGCATATGGATACGGTTATGGCTACAGCTACGGTGCTAATTCATCATACAGTTATGGCGACAACATTGAAATAGATAAAAAACCTTTCTGGAAAAAACTATTAGGCTATTAATAATAACTCAACTATTTTATTAAAAACATTATGAACAATCATACAATTGCGGTAATTGGATTAGGCTATGTTGGGCTACCTCTTGCTGTTGAATTTGGAAAACATTTTAATACTTTTGGTTTCGATATTCATCAAACACGTATTGATGAACTAAAAAAAGGTTTTGACAGAACTTTAGAGTCAAATGAAGAATCAATTCTATCATCTAAAAACCTTGTTTTTACCAATCAATTGCAAGACTTAAAAGCGGCTACTATATTTATTGTAACGGTGCCCACTCCTATTGATAAAAACAATAAGCCTGATTTAAAACCATTAATCAGTGCCAGCAGCAGTGTTGGACAGGTATTAAAAAAAGGCGATATTGTAATATATGAATCAACTGTTTATCCTGGATGTACAGAAGATGATTGTGTGCCTGTACTAGAGAAATTTTCAGGTTTAAAGTTTAACGAAGACTTTTATTGTGGTTACTCACCGGAGCGTATTGTGCCGGGTGATAAGGAACGTACATTAACCAAAATAAAAAAAATAACTTCCGGTTCTACTCCGGAAATAGCTGAAACGGTAGACCAATTATACAAAAAAATTATAGTGGCCGGTACTTATAAAGCAGCCAGCATGAAAGTAGCTGAAGCCGCCAAAGTAATTGAAAACTGCCAGCGTGATTTAAATATTTCGTTTGTTAATGAACTGGCTTTGATATTTGACCGAATGAATATTGATACAACGGAAGTATTGGAAGCGGCAGGTACCAAATTTAATTTCCTTCCATTTAAACCAGGATTAGTTGGCGGACATTGTATTAGTGTTGATCCTTATTATTTAACAACCAAAGCCGAATCTCTTGGCTATTACCCGGAAGTAATACATAGCGGACGAAGAATTAACGACAATATGGGCGAGTTTATTGCCAATAAAGTGGTTAAGCTAATGATTCAAAAAAACCTGATTATAAAAGGTGCCCATGTTTTGGTAATGGGTATTACCTTTAAAGAAAACTGCCCTGACTTACGCAACTCAAAAGTAATTGATGTAATAGCTGAGTTAAAGGAATTTGGAATACAGGTTGATATTTACGACCCACAGGCAGATAAAGAAGAAGTAAACCATGAGTATGGCTTAAGCTTAATTGACAATTTAGCCAATAACCATTATCAGGCTGTTATACATGCAGTTTCTCATACAGAGTTTCAAGCTATCAATATAAAAAATTTACTAAGCGAAAACGGAGTTATTTATGATGTAAAATCTGTACTGCCAAAAGAAATGGTAGATGGCAGGTTGTAATCGAATAGCATAAAAACAAATATTAAACTATTATGAAAGTTGTATTATTAGCCGGAGGATTAGGCACCAGATTAAGTGAAGAAACATCGCTAAAACCAAAGCCAATGGTTGAAATAGGCGGTATGCCTATTTTATGGCACATCATGAAAATTTATTCAAGTTACGGATACAATGATTTTATTGTTTGCCTTGGATACAAAGGATACTTGATTAAAGAATACTTTGCTAATTACTTCTTGCATAAATCAGATGTAACCATTGATATGAATGACAACTCTATCAAAGTACACGATTCGAAAGCTGAGCCTTGGAAAATCACATTGGTTGATACCGGTATTAACTCTATGACGGGCGGACGTATTAAACGCATTGCACCACACGTAAATGGAGAAGCATTTATGCTAACCTATGGCGATGGAGTTGGTAGTATTGCTATTGATAAACTGGTAGCACACCACAAACAAAGTGGCAAGTTATGTACCGTAACAGCTGTACAACCTTCAGGTCGTTTTGGCGCTTTAAATTTAAACGAAAACAACGATGTGCTTTCTTTCCTTGAAAAGCCTAAAGGCGATGGTTCATGGATTAATGGCGGATTTTTTGTTTGTGAGCCTAAGGTATTTGATTATATAGATGGTGATAGCACTATTTGGGAAAGAGAGCCTATGGAAAAAATAGCCAGTGATGGACAAATGACTTCCTTTAAACATGATGGCTTTTGGAAACCAATGGATACCTTACGTGATAAGCAAGAGCTAGAATCGGATTGGAACGACAATAAAGCTCAGTGGAAAATTTGGTAATACGATACCAAACTCAATAAACTATTAAAGCATCATTTCTCAAATGGATTTTTCTATTTATAAAAACAAAAAAGTATTTCTAACAGGACATACAGGCTTTAAAGGCTCATGGATGTTGGCCTGGTTACATCAATTGGGTGCAACCGTAAAAGGTTATTCATTAGCCCCTGAAAATGCTTCTGATTTATACCACACCATTAATGGGGATTCTCTTTGCGAATCGGTTATAGCTGATATAAGAAACAAACAAAAACTGGAAGAGGAAATACTTTCCTTTCAACCCGATTTTATTTTTCATTTAGCAGCACAACCATTGGTACGTTTATCGTACGAAATTCCGTCAGAAACTTTTGAAGTAAATGCCATTGGTACTGCGCATGTATTGGATGCGGTAAGAAAATTGGAAAAACCATGTACAGTGGTTTTAATAACTACTGATAAAGTATATGAAAATTTAGAATGGCATTACCCTTACCGCGAAAATGATCGCTTAGGCGGTTACGACCCATATAGTGCGAGTAAAGCTTGTGCTGAATTGGTAATAAGTAGCTACCGCAATTCTTTTTTTAATACGCAACATTACGATGAGCACAAAAAAAGTATAGCCAGTGCCAGGGCAGGAAACGTTATTGGTGGCGGAGATTGGGCCAAAGACAGAATTATACCTGATATAGTGAAAGCTTTGCAGAAAAATGAAACCATCACTGTTCGCAATCCTAAATCAATCAGACCATGGCAGCATGTATTGGAACCAATAGCCGGTTATTTACACTTAGGTTTAAAGTTATTGGAAAACCCGGTAACTTATGCTGATGCATGGAACTTTGGCCCTTTTGCTGAAGATAATTTAGTGGTGGAAGATTTAGTAAAAATAGCTTTGAAAATATGGGGACATGGCGAATACCATAC
This DNA window, taken from Bacteroidota bacterium, encodes the following:
- a CDS encoding polysaccharide biosynthesis/export family protein, with amino-acid sequence MHKLLKIFLICATVGLASCVSNKNYVLVQNMPKNAAASDTNNFGVQAQTNYKVQAGDVIFIRFTTNDEKINAIFAGTGQMLQMAANSSNGTPLYYTGYIIDAQGFIHLPIVHALPASGKSVAEVYSMIETEFKKYYKEFNLIVNLAEFKINIIGEVNKPGRYSFLQSNVNILELIATAGDLKDLANRKSIHIIRKESGKNKVIDIDLTQGNLINTEFYYLQPNDIVYVEPLGVRKYGNLTSGQNTIGFLLPLLSTALLVLNTYIILNK
- a CDS encoding polysaccharide biosynthesis tyrosine autokinase; this encodes MEKENIQTNSTERQTIFDENSLSVRVILAKFLVFLPYFIISVFIAITFAYFINRYATPRFALKTTILIKDKGRNSFDGSETFLQGSSLINASKNIENEIGIIKSRFLVEETINNLNFGISYYYQGKVKTSELYPNAQFLIEMDTNHLQPYGVPIYIHFLANNQVELSSKNKSGSVLIPYNEEKINNVSGAIPKQKFNLNEDIKSENFKFKIILLDPSLVNDDENIYYFVLNTKTTLVNQYAGSYGVKPINKTSSIVEITKESGYPEKDVVFLNKLGETYINMGLEEKTRISKNTVGFITDQINDIQDSLKFIEDNLQSFRATNKIVNISDEGKYIMEKLTSIEKNKAIEESKLNYYTYLSDYISKNKKINEIIAPSSMGIGDPLLNSLILSLSELYVKRITLQNSMQSANPALAEIDNDILNIKQTLVENVKNIKKQSQIVIEDFDKQVGEIEKELNILPNTERQLLNLNRKFTISDKLYTYLLEKRAEAGIAGASVVADNKFVDKTIVTGRTYPKASNNYLIALLIGILIPAVVISSLEAFNTKINNHKQLQAASSIPLIGNIIHNVKKNPLVIQESPKSSIAESFRNLRSNLGYFIKKQDKQVILVTSTVSGEGKTFVSMNLASVIAISGAKTILLGVDLRKPKIFQDFKLDNSIGLTNYLIGRASKEQIIQKTKISSLDVITAGPTPPNPSELLITDKFFDLLVELKKDYEYIILDTPPIGLVADGLDLMKYSDIILYIVRQRLSRKNYLNLINDVRNGDKTKNIGLVFNDVNFAPIYGYGYTYGYGYGYGYGYAYGYGYGYSYGANSSYSYGDNIEIDKKPFWKKLLGY
- the rfbG gene encoding CDP-glucose 4,6-dehydratase — protein: MDFSIYKNKKVFLTGHTGFKGSWMLAWLHQLGATVKGYSLAPENASDLYHTINGDSLCESVIADIRNKQKLEEEILSFQPDFIFHLAAQPLVRLSYEIPSETFEVNAIGTAHVLDAVRKLEKPCTVVLITTDKVYENLEWHYPYRENDRLGGYDPYSASKACAELVISSYRNSFFNTQHYDEHKKSIASARAGNVIGGGDWAKDRIIPDIVKALQKNETITVRNPKSIRPWQHVLEPIAGYLHLGLKLLENPVTYADAWNFGPFAEDNLVVEDLVKIALKIWGHGEYHTPTLTKQPHEAGLLKLDINKSINDLHWKPKWNAKEAIEKTLTWYFNNKPELSYQQVINDIESYQKL
- a CDS encoding nucleotide sugar dehydrogenase encodes the protein MNNHTIAVIGLGYVGLPLAVEFGKHFNTFGFDIHQTRIDELKKGFDRTLESNEESILSSKNLVFTNQLQDLKAATIFIVTVPTPIDKNNKPDLKPLISASSSVGQVLKKGDIVIYESTVYPGCTEDDCVPVLEKFSGLKFNEDFYCGYSPERIVPGDKERTLTKIKKITSGSTPEIAETVDQLYKKIIVAGTYKAASMKVAEAAKVIENCQRDLNISFVNELALIFDRMNIDTTEVLEAAGTKFNFLPFKPGLVGGHCISVDPYYLTTKAESLGYYPEVIHSGRRINDNMGEFIANKVVKLMIQKNLIIKGAHVLVMGITFKENCPDLRNSKVIDVIAELKEFGIQVDIYDPQADKEEVNHEYGLSLIDNLANNHYQAVIHAVSHTEFQAINIKNLLSENGVIYDVKSVLPKEMVDGRL
- a CDS encoding UpxY family transcription antiterminator, with amino-acid sequence MELSREVNKWYLLYTAPRAEKKVNIELSKKGFTTFLPLQKKLVQWSDRKKWIENPLFNSYIFVFTALSKYYELLNTTGIVKFVSLQGVPVEVSQQQIDLVKLMVSSYQDIEAVEEFIAPGQKIKIIAGPLIGQEGELVEYKSQKRVLIRVNNIGFSILVQVPNNILRKTLQTT
- the rfbF gene encoding glucose-1-phosphate cytidylyltransferase; the protein is MKVVLLAGGLGTRLSEETSLKPKPMVEIGGMPILWHIMKIYSSYGYNDFIVCLGYKGYLIKEYFANYFLHKSDVTIDMNDNSIKVHDSKAEPWKITLVDTGINSMTGGRIKRIAPHVNGEAFMLTYGDGVGSIAIDKLVAHHKQSGKLCTVTAVQPSGRFGALNLNENNDVLSFLEKPKGDGSWINGGFFVCEPKVFDYIDGDSTIWEREPMEKIASDGQMTSFKHDGFWKPMDTLRDKQELESDWNDNKAQWKIW